One Alnus glutinosa chromosome 3, dhAlnGlut1.1, whole genome shotgun sequence genomic region harbors:
- the LOC133862765 gene encoding uncharacterized protein LOC133862765 isoform X2 has protein sequence MGKVSENEKFIGRFGEMMIGMLPQDLAFTVFVPSQRAFERDLRLRVNDSLVGEKMNDTYAVVSRILGFSAVPRTLSSVTVPFGREISYDSISGFTLYISKDIDGVLFVNRVRSERVDLRKREIVVHIMDGVIMDAEFEQSI, from the coding sequence ATGGGAAAAGTTTCCGAGAATGAGAAGTTCATAGGGAGGTTTGGGGAGATGATGATTGGGATGTTGCCTCAAGATCTTGCTTTTACTGTGTTTGTTCCTTCCCAGAGAGCTTTTGAGCGCGATTTGAGGCTGCGAGTGAATGATAGTCTTGTGGGGGAGAAGATGAATGATACGTATGCTGTAGTTTCTCGGATTTTGGGTTTCTCAGCTGTTCCTCGGACGCTTTCATCAGTAACGGTACCGTTTGGTAGGGAAATCTCATATGATTCCATCTCTGGGTTTACTTTGTACATTTCAAAGGATATAGATGGGGTGCTGTTTGTTAACAGAGTCCGATCAGAAAGGGTGGATcttagaaagagagagattgttGTGCATATTATGGATGGAGTCATCATGGATGCTGAGTTCGAGCAATCAATTTGA
- the LOC133862765 gene encoding uncharacterized protein LOC133862765 isoform X1, whose amino-acid sequence MQAMELSKKTRRRGFLKNSVAFVCVVVSVCCLFVVIISMLRLPEVPVGLYRTTEMGKVSENEKFIGRFGEMMIGMLPQDLAFTVFVPSQRAFERDLRLRVNDSLVGEKMNDTYAVVSRILGFSAVPRTLSSVTVPFGREISYDSISGFTLYISKDIDGVLFVNRVRSERVDLRKREIVVHIMDGVIMDAEFEQSI is encoded by the coding sequence ATGCAAGCTATGGAACTGTCAAAGAAGACGAGGAGAAGGGGCTTTCTGAAAAACTCGGTTGCTTTTGTATGCGTAGTTGTGTCTGTTTGTTGCCTTTTTGTAGTTATCATTTCTATGCTTCGGCTTCCTGAAGTTCCAGTTGGGTTGTATCGAACAACAGAGATGGGAAAAGTTTCCGAGAATGAGAAGTTCATAGGGAGGTTTGGGGAGATGATGATTGGGATGTTGCCTCAAGATCTTGCTTTTACTGTGTTTGTTCCTTCCCAGAGAGCTTTTGAGCGCGATTTGAGGCTGCGAGTGAATGATAGTCTTGTGGGGGAGAAGATGAATGATACGTATGCTGTAGTTTCTCGGATTTTGGGTTTCTCAGCTGTTCCTCGGACGCTTTCATCAGTAACGGTACCGTTTGGTAGGGAAATCTCATATGATTCCATCTCTGGGTTTACTTTGTACATTTCAAAGGATATAGATGGGGTGCTGTTTGTTAACAGAGTCCGATCAGAAAGGGTGGATcttagaaagagagagattgttGTGCATATTATGGATGGAGTCATCATGGATGCTGAGTTCGAGCAATCAATTTGA
- the LOC133862762 gene encoding uncharacterized acetyltransferase At3g50280, producing MPCSTASSSPCCTLISKCTVFPDKKSTHGDLKLSVSDLPMLSVHYIQKGGLFARPPIPIESLVTLLKSGLSQTLSHFPPLAGRFRTDCDGYVYITCNDDGVDFIHATATNLFIRDILAPTHVPDFVKDFFAFDRTVSYNGHFKPILAVQVTELADGIFIGCAVNHAVTDGTSFWNFFNTFAEVSRGVKRISKQPDFTRSSPLISPAVLLLPEGGPTVTFSVNEPLSERIFSFSRETILKLKDRTNNRKWSDNGHVDAVELMGKQSNDAYLNNNTNGKVTAILENWFKNAVSKPVNEEMESNKNKTVEISSFQSLSALLWRSVTRARKLPSTKMTTFRMAVNCRHRLEPKLDPYYFGNAIQSIPTLASAGDVSSRDMRWCAEQLNKNVKAHDNATVRRFVENWESDPKCFPLGNFDGASMTMGSSPRFPMYDNDFGWGRPLAVRSGRANKFDGKISAFPGREGGGSVDLEVVLAAETMAGLEADSEFMQYVSN from the coding sequence ATGCCTTGCTCAACAGCTTCCTCTTCGCCGTGTTGTACTCTGATATCCAAATGCACTGTGTTTCCGGACAAAAAGTCTACACACGGAGACCTCAAGCTCTCCGTCTCAGACCTCCCCATGCTCTCTGTCCACTATATTCAAAAGGGCGGCCTCTTCGCTCGCCCTCCCATTCCCATCGAATCCCTCGTCACTCTCCTCAAGAGCGGCCTCTCTCAAACACTTTCCCACTTCCCGCCTCTCGCCGGCCGATTTAGGACTGACTGCGATGGCTACGTGTACATCACGTGCAACGACGACGGAGTGGATTTTATCCACGCCACTGCCACCAATTTGTTCATTCGCGACATTTTGGCTCCAACCCATGTGCCTGACTTTGTCAAGGATTTCTTTGCGTTCGACCGAACCGTGAGCTACAACGGAcatttcaagcccatcttggcTGTGCAGGTCACAGAGCTCGCCGACGGCATTTTCATCGGCTGCGCTGTGAACCACGCGGTTACCGACGGCACGTCGTTTTGGAACTTCTTCAACACCTTCGCTGAGGTATCTCGCGGGGTGAAGCGGATCTCGAAGCAACCGGACTTTACCAGGAGCTCTCCGTTGATTTCTCCGGCGGTGCTGCTATTACCGGAGGGAGGTCCCACAGTCACCTTCTCCGTCAACGAGCCGTTGAGTGAAAGAATCTTTAGCTTCAGCAGAGAAACGATTCTAAAGCTGAAAGACAGGACGAACAACCGCAAATGGAGCGATAACGGTCACGTTGACGCCGTCGAGTTGATGGGAAAGCAGAGCAACGACGCTTACCTGAATAACAACACGAACGGAAAAGTAACGGCCATTCTTGAAAACTGGTTCAAGAATGCCGTTTCGAAACCGGTAAACGAGGAAATGGAGtcgaacaaaaacaaaaccgtGGAAATCTCATCGTTTCAGTCCCTATCCGCGCTTCTCTGGCGATCGGTGACACGCGCGAGGAAATTGCCGTCTACCAAAATGACGACGTTCAGAATGGCGGTGAATTGTCGCCACAGGCTGGAGCCCAAGCTGGATCCGTATTACTTCGGGAACGCGATTCAAAGCATTCCAACTCTTGCGTCAGCTGGTGACGTGTCGTCTCGTGATATGCGCTGGTGCGCTGAGCAGCTCAATAAAAATGTTAAGGCCCATGACAACGCTACGGTGCGCCGCTTCGTAGAGAATTGGGAGAGCGATCCAAAGTGTTTCCCGCTGGGGAACTTCGACGGTGCATCGATGACCATGGGTAGCTCTCCGAGATTTCCGATGTACGACAATGATTTCGGGTGGGGCCGACCCTTGGCGGTCCGGAGCGGTAGAGCCAACAAATTTGATGGCAAGATATCGGCCTTCCCGGGGAGAGAAGGTGGCGGAAGCgtagatcttgaggtggttttgGCGGCCGAGACCATGGCGGGCCTTGAGGCCGATTCCGAGTTCATGCAATACGTGTCCAATTAA